CCCGACATGGTTCGGCAGGCTGCGGGCCTACGGCCTGGGCGAGGGCGAGCTGCTGTGGGAGCTGGACTCGCCGGGCGCCTTCTGCGACGCTCCCCCGGCCTTCGATGAAACCACGGGCACCCTGGTCGTGCTCTATCAGGACGGGACCCTGATCGCCTATGGACGCTGAGCGGATAGAGCAGTTACTGACCGCCGCCCTGGAGGCCCGCCGCCGGGCCTACTGCCCCTACTCGGGCTTCGCCGTCGGCGCCTGCGTCGAGGCCGCCGACGGTCAACGCTTCAGCGGCGTCAACGTCGAGAACGCCGCCCTGGGGGAGACCATCTGCGCCGAGCGCGCCGCGGCCGCCGCCGCCGTGACCGCCGGGGCCCGACGGCTGAAGGCCTGCGCCGTGGTCGGCG
This is a stretch of genomic DNA from Candidatus Coatesbacteria bacterium. It encodes these proteins:
- a CDS encoding cytidine deaminase, which translates into the protein MDAERIEQLLTAALEARRRAYCPYSGFAVGACVEAADGQRFSGVNVENAALGETICAERAAAAAAVTAGARRLKACAVVGGPVDGKPRAVQPCGSCRQVLHELGGSGLLVITLGPRIARLGELLPQPFGEPHP